One segment of Acropora muricata isolate sample 2 chromosome 8, ASM3666990v1, whole genome shotgun sequence DNA contains the following:
- the LOC136925689 gene encoding neuropeptides B/W receptor type 2-like, whose amino-acid sequence MLANSTVNNSTNSTSTFVSNSDISAGPPGITIYTQVTYSLVASVAFIGNMLVISFFWQDPKLLKKSYNILILSLAIADVLTAICLVTNPGFVLGDAFPYAENQLLGKISCFLIWSRAFLFQLPIFSVYICLALATERWYAVVKPMKYQSTFNKKNTLLYIASSWVWSLILVSSGFFQVGYVASNPRNRRCMWLVNWAEPSTRKSVAVIQVLLRMGFPCFTMLALYAHMLFKTRKPGVASAERRAKMRGKITHMIAATCTMLIIFLAPGQINYALAMTGNSRLDTKVHHVLSLLVFINSCVNPFIYGLSNKSYQHGFRRFLCPFCNNTAGNPNQLVLNRRGIPADRITVEEINLRKPVQ is encoded by the coding sequence ATGCTCGCAAATTCTACAGTGAATAATTCAACAAACTCTACATCTACCTTTGTCAGCAATAGCGACATTTCAGCGGGTCCACCTGGTATTACTATTTACACTCAAGTCACATACTCCCTCGTCGCATCCGTCGCATTCATCGGAAACATGCTcgtcatttcttttttctggcAAGATCCAAAACTGTTGAAGAAATCTTACAACATTCTGATTCTGTCTCTGGCAATAGCTGATGTTTTAACTGCCATTTGTTTGGTTACCAATCCAGGTTTCGTTCTTGGCGATGCCTTTCCTTATGCAGAAAATCAACTGCTTGGTAAAATATCCTGCTTTCTAATTTGGAGTCGTGCGTTTCTTTTCCAGTTGCCAATTTTCTCGGTGTACATTTGCTTAGCGTTGGCAACCGAGCGATGGTATGCTGTAGTTAAGCCAATGAAGTATCAATCCACCTTCAACAAAAAGAACACTCTGCTTTACATCGCCTCGTCTTGGGTGTGGTCGCTGATTCTCGTTTCGAGTGGCTTCTTTCAAGTCGGCTACGTGGCTTCAAATCCTCGAAACCGGCGGTGTATGTGGCTCGTCAACTGGGCTGAGCCGTCGACCCGGAAAAGCGTGGCCGTGATCCAAGTTCTGTTGAGGATGGGGTTTCCCTGTTTCACAATGCTGGCGCTGTATGCACACATGCTGTTCAAAACTAGGAAACCCGGTGTGGCATCTGCAGAGAGAAGAGCTAAAATGCGCGGGAAAATCACGCATATGATCGCTGCCACGTGCACGATGCTGATCATCTTTTTGGCACCAGGTCAGATCAATTACGCTTTAGCGATGACAGGGAATTCACGACTCGATACCAAAGTCCATCATGTTTTATCGCTACTGGTGTTCATCAACAGCTGTGTGAATCCATTCATTTATGGCCTGAGCAACAAAAGCTATCAACATGGGTTCCGAAGATTTCTGTGTCCTTTCTGCAACAATACTGCAGGAAACCCAAACCAATTAGTCTTGAACCGGCGTGGAATTCCTGCAGACCGAATCACAGTAGAAGAAATCAACCTAAGGAAACCAGTTCAATAA